One Corynebacterium efficiens YS-314 DNA segment encodes these proteins:
- a CDS encoding RsmD family RNA methyltransferase has protein sequence MGQTRIISGEARGRKIQIPPSGTRPTSDRAREGLFSSLQVRFGFEGQVVLDLFAGSGALGLEAASRGADEVVLVESHSKAAQIIRANAGVVNHPDVHVVEMKASTYLATAPDAHFTMVLADPPYELADESVVEMLHALTPKLLDGAVVVVERHVGSPETAWPAWFVPTTQKLKKRTYGTARMDMAVFDAELLNSDDTEQENP, from the coding sequence ATGGGACAGACCCGCATCATCTCCGGTGAGGCCCGGGGCCGTAAGATCCAGATCCCGCCGTCCGGGACCCGCCCCACCTCCGACCGTGCACGCGAGGGCCTGTTCTCCTCCCTGCAGGTCCGGTTCGGTTTCGAGGGGCAGGTGGTCCTCGATCTCTTCGCCGGTTCCGGTGCGCTCGGCCTGGAGGCCGCCTCCCGTGGCGCCGATGAGGTCGTGCTGGTGGAGAGCCACTCCAAGGCCGCGCAGATCATCCGCGCCAATGCAGGTGTGGTCAACCACCCCGATGTCCACGTCGTGGAGATGAAGGCCTCGACCTATCTGGCCACCGCACCGGATGCGCATTTCACCATGGTGCTGGCTGATCCACCGTATGAGCTGGCCGATGAATCGGTCGTCGAGATGCTCCACGCGCTGACCCCGAAGCTTCTCGACGGCGCGGTCGTCGTCGTCGAGCGCCACGTCGGTTCCCCGGAGACCGCCTGGCCGGCCTGGTTCGTGCCCACCACCCAGAAACTCAAGAAGCGCACCTACGGCACCGCCCGGATGGACATGGCTGTCTTCGACGCGGAACTGCTGAACAGCGACGACACCGAACAGGAGAACCCATGA
- a CDS encoding acetyl-CoA carboxylase biotin carboxyl carrier protein subunit codes for MKICAPFAGIVHYFVAEGDAVATGEQLGTVEAVKLEAPILAPGPGVVASVAFDDFSDVTGGDELLTLEAK; via the coding sequence ATGAAGATCTGCGCACCCTTTGCCGGAATCGTCCACTATTTCGTCGCTGAAGGCGATGCCGTTGCCACCGGTGAACAACTCGGCACGGTGGAGGCGGTCAAACTCGAGGCACCCATCCTGGCACCCGGCCCCGGCGTGGTCGCCTCCGTGGCGTTCGATGACTTCTCCGATGTCACCGGCGGCGATGAACTACTCACCCTGGAGGCCAAATAA
- the coaD gene encoding pantetheine-phosphate adenylyltransferase: MKAVCPGSFDPITLGHLDIITRAAAQFEEVTVLVTANPNKNSGLFTVEERMDLIRRSTAHLSNVKVDTWATLLVDYTTAHGIGALVKGLRSSLDYEYELPMAQMNRRLSGVDTFFLLTDEKYGYVSSTLCKEVARYGGDVSGLLPEVVVDAVKQKYTQQ; the protein is encoded by the coding sequence ATGAAAGCCGTCTGCCCCGGATCCTTCGACCCCATCACGCTCGGCCACCTGGATATCATCACCCGCGCCGCCGCCCAGTTCGAGGAGGTCACCGTCCTGGTCACCGCCAACCCGAACAAGAACTCCGGCCTGTTCACCGTCGAGGAGCGTATGGATCTCATCCGTCGGTCCACCGCGCACCTGAGCAATGTCAAGGTGGACACCTGGGCCACCCTGCTGGTGGACTACACCACCGCCCACGGCATCGGTGCGCTGGTCAAGGGCCTGCGCAGCTCCCTGGACTACGAGTATGAGCTGCCCATGGCGCAGATGAACAGGCGCCTGTCGGGTGTGGACACCTTCTTCCTGCTCACCGACGAGAAGTACGGCTATGTCTCCTCCACGCTGTGCAAGGAGGTCGCCCGCTACGGCGGGGACGTTTCCGGCCTGCTGCCCGAGGTGGTCGTCGACGCCGTGAAGCAGAAGTACACCCAGCAGTAG